A genomic segment from Salvia splendens isolate huo1 chromosome 13, SspV2, whole genome shotgun sequence encodes:
- the LOC121762849 gene encoding pectin acetylesterase 8-like isoform X1 encodes MGSISHNQLTVSICFKIILYVLVFIVSQVDGQNTPHQLNITFVADAITKGAGKICLDGTPGGYYFSKGFGDGINSWMVFLPGGAWCATKEECLNRSSTGLGSNKDHPPLRISLGTFQSHNKTINPDFYNWNFVAIQYCDGASFMADVEAVNPETNLHLRGRRIFTSVIEELMSTQGMSNAENALLIGNSAGGLATILNCDRFHSFLPGACRVKCISDSGFFIRAEHLRGAQDSATDYFGKVVLFHELVQFLPESCTQRFAPELCFFPENVVNDIRTPLFLLNSDFDKYQISELVVPNRVDWNNCTAEFSKLSSCTENQQHIIMDFQTTFLETLEKLDDNPSRGLFITSCYIHDFIYKPSNWQRIPTLQNKTIQQALGDWYFERSSVCLIDTQNLHPINCPK; translated from the exons ATGGGTAGCATTAGCCACAACCAACTCACGGTCTCCATATGCTTCAAAATTATACTTTATGTGCTCGTCTTCATCGTATCTCAAGTCGACGGTCAAAACACTCCCCACCAACTAAATATCACGTTCGTAGCAGATGCCATAACAAAAGGGGCCGGTAAAA TCTGCTTGGATGGAACCCCTGGAGGCTACTATTTTTCCAAGGGATTCGGAGATGGAATCAATAGTTGGATGGTTTTTCTACCG GGAGGAGCATGGTGTGCTACAAAAGAAGAATGCCTCAATAGAAGCAGCACAGGATTAGGGTCCAACAAAGATCATCCTCCTCTACGTATATCTTTGGGTACTTTCCAAAGTcataacaaaacaataaatcCAG ATTTTTATAACTGGAATTTTGTTGCGATCCAGTACTGTGACGGTGCATCATTTATGGCAGATGTTGAAGCCGTCAATCCG gAAACAAATCTCCATCTAAGAGGTCGGAGAATCTTCACCTCTGTAATTGAAGAGCTCATGAGTACTCAAGGAATGAGTAATGCTGAAAAT GCTTTACTCATAGGAAACTCGGCAGGTGGGTTGGCGACGATCCTAAATTGTGATCGTTTCCATTCTTTCCTACCCGGTGCCTGTCGTGTAAAATGCATTTCAGATTCTGGCTTCTTTATTCGAGC GGAACATCTCCGTGGAGCTCAGGACAGTGCCACAGACTACTTTGGCAAAGTAGTTTTATTTCAT GAATTAGTACAATTTTTACCGGAGTCATGCACACAAAGATTTGCTCCAGAATTG TGTTTTTTCCCGGAAAATGTGGTCAATGATATCCGGACGCCATTGTTTTTGCTAAACTCGGATTTTGACAAATATCAA ATATCGGAACTCGTAGTACCTAACAGAGTGGATTGGAATAATTGCACTGCAGAATTTAGCAAGCTTTCAAGTTGCACAGAAAATCAACAACATATCATAATGG ATTTTCAGACCACGTTTCTAGAAACATTGGAGAAACTAGATGATAATCCATCAAGAGGATTATTCATCACATCGTGCTATATCcatgattttatttacaaaCCATCCAATTGGCAAAGAATACCGACTTTGCAAAATAAG ACAATTCAACAAGCCTTGGGTGATTGGTATTTCGAAAGAAGCAGTGTTTGCCTTATAGACACTCAAAATTTACATCCAATTAACTGCCCGAAATAG
- the LOC121762849 gene encoding pectin acetylesterase 8-like isoform X2: MGSISHNQLTVSICFKIILYVLVFIVSQVDGQNTPHQLNITFVADAITKGAVCLDGTPGGYYFSKGFGDGINSWMVFLPGGAWCATKEECLNRSSTGLGSNKDHPPLRISLGTFQSHNKTINPDFYNWNFVAIQYCDGASFMADVEAVNPETNLHLRGRRIFTSVIEELMSTQGMSNAENALLIGNSAGGLATILNCDRFHSFLPGACRVKCISDSGFFIRAEHLRGAQDSATDYFGKVVLFHELVQFLPESCTQRFAPELCFFPENVVNDIRTPLFLLNSDFDKYQISELVVPNRVDWNNCTAEFSKLSSCTENQQHIIMDFQTTFLETLEKLDDNPSRGLFITSCYIHDFIYKPSNWQRIPTLQNKTIQQALGDWYFERSSVCLIDTQNLHPINCPK; the protein is encoded by the exons ATGGGTAGCATTAGCCACAACCAACTCACGGTCTCCATATGCTTCAAAATTATACTTTATGTGCTCGTCTTCATCGTATCTCAAGTCGACGGTCAAAACACTCCCCACCAACTAAATATCACGTTCGTAGCAGATGCCATAACAAAAGGGGCCG TCTGCTTGGATGGAACCCCTGGAGGCTACTATTTTTCCAAGGGATTCGGAGATGGAATCAATAGTTGGATGGTTTTTCTACCG GGAGGAGCATGGTGTGCTACAAAAGAAGAATGCCTCAATAGAAGCAGCACAGGATTAGGGTCCAACAAAGATCATCCTCCTCTACGTATATCTTTGGGTACTTTCCAAAGTcataacaaaacaataaatcCAG ATTTTTATAACTGGAATTTTGTTGCGATCCAGTACTGTGACGGTGCATCATTTATGGCAGATGTTGAAGCCGTCAATCCG gAAACAAATCTCCATCTAAGAGGTCGGAGAATCTTCACCTCTGTAATTGAAGAGCTCATGAGTACTCAAGGAATGAGTAATGCTGAAAAT GCTTTACTCATAGGAAACTCGGCAGGTGGGTTGGCGACGATCCTAAATTGTGATCGTTTCCATTCTTTCCTACCCGGTGCCTGTCGTGTAAAATGCATTTCAGATTCTGGCTTCTTTATTCGAGC GGAACATCTCCGTGGAGCTCAGGACAGTGCCACAGACTACTTTGGCAAAGTAGTTTTATTTCAT GAATTAGTACAATTTTTACCGGAGTCATGCACACAAAGATTTGCTCCAGAATTG TGTTTTTTCCCGGAAAATGTGGTCAATGATATCCGGACGCCATTGTTTTTGCTAAACTCGGATTTTGACAAATATCAA ATATCGGAACTCGTAGTACCTAACAGAGTGGATTGGAATAATTGCACTGCAGAATTTAGCAAGCTTTCAAGTTGCACAGAAAATCAACAACATATCATAATGG ATTTTCAGACCACGTTTCTAGAAACATTGGAGAAACTAGATGATAATCCATCAAGAGGATTATTCATCACATCGTGCTATATCcatgattttatttacaaaCCATCCAATTGGCAAAGAATACCGACTTTGCAAAATAAG ACAATTCAACAAGCCTTGGGTGATTGGTATTTCGAAAGAAGCAGTGTTTGCCTTATAGACACTCAAAATTTACATCCAATTAACTGCCCGAAATAG
- the LOC121762855 gene encoding pectin acetylesterase 8-like, with protein sequence MADVEAVNLETNLHLRGRRIFTSVIEELMSTQGMSNAENALLIGNSAGGLATILNCDRFHSFLPGACRVKCISDSGFFIRAEHLRGAQDNAIANFRKVVLFHELAQFLPESCTQRLAPELCFFPENVVNDIRTPLFLLNSDFDKYQIFNYVAPNSPNEVGWKNCTTELASFQVAQKINNIS encoded by the exons ATGGCAGATGTTGAAGCCGTCAATCTG gAAACAAATCTCCATCTAAGAGGCCGGAGA ATCTTCACCTCTGTAATTGAAGAGCTCATGAGTACTCAAGGAATGAGTAATGCTGAAAAT GCTTTACTCATAGGAAACTCGGCAGGTGGGTTGGCGACGATCCTAAATTGTGATCGTTTCCATTCTTTCCTACCCGGTGCCTGTCGTGTAAAATGCATTTCAGATTCTGGCTTCTTTATTCGAGC GGAACATCTCCGTGGAGCTCAGGACAATGCCATAGCCAACTTTCGCAAAGTAGTTTTATTTCAT GAATTAGCCCAATTTCTACCGGAGTCATGCACACAAAGACTTGCTCCAGAATTG TGTTTTTTCCCGGAAAATGTGGTCAATGATATCCGGACGCCATTGTTTTTGCTAAACTCAGATTTTGACAAATATCAA ATATTCAATTACGTAGCACCAAATTCACCTAACGAAGTGGGTTGGAAGAATTGCACTACAGAATTAGCAAGCTTTCAAGTTGCACAGAAAATCAACAACATATCATAA
- the LOC121759969 gene encoding protein REVEILLE 2-like isoform X1, whose translation MLNSFAFDPQDQTPSASQDASGGVSSQSTANQANRNSYAPKVRKPYTITKQRERWTEEEHQRFVEALKLYGRAWRQIEEHVGSKTTIQIRSHAQKFFAKVTRDSSVDAEGTSDHIAIPPPRPKKKPLHPYPRKNVDRASTEVPASHQREVTNDDVFVAKRENYSPNSVLSAIGSDILESSSVADVHKSRLSPASCATDAFSDNEEEHGFRLPLKSPVKFELFPKETDSTLDSPYTTEAHTSIKLFGKTFVVRDTTKQPNEESESCSDNAVNATPPRCNVDNMFSLPWYAWYTHPVYTCPLALEKTNQTEDSLVGMNSGSTGGLNGDGRNIDVVESSSPQSWKGFVPYKRCLAERDDQSSMSLREGRRARVCS comes from the exons ATGCTTAACAGCTTCGCCTTTGATCCGCAGGATCAAACTCCCAGTGCTAGTCAGGACGCTTCCGGAGGTGTTAGCTCTCAGTCCACGGCCAATCAAGCTAATAGAAACTCCTATGCACCTAAG GTGAGAAAACCCTATACCATCACGAAACAACGAGAGAGGTGGACTGAGGAGGAGCACCAGAGGTTTGTCGAAGCTCTCAAGCTCTATGGCCGTGCTTGGCGCCAAATAGAAG AGCACGTGGGGAGCAAGACGACCATCCAAATCCGGAGTCATGCCCAAAAGTTCTTCGCCAAGGTCACAAGGGATTCATCTGTTGATGCTGAGGGAACCTCGGATCATATTGCAATCCCTCCTCCTCGGCCAAAAAAGAAGCCTTTGCACCCTTATCCTCGTAAAAATGTTGACCGAGCTAGTACAGAAGTGCCGGCCTCACATCAACGAGAAGTAACGAATGATGATGTTTTTGTTGCTAAAAGAGAGAACTACTCTCCTAATTCAGTTCTCTCAGCAATTGGCTCTGACATCTTAGAGTCCTCCTCGGTTGCTGATGTGCACAAATCTCGACTCTCCCCTGCTTCGTGTGCTACGGATGCTTTTTCTGACAATGAAGAAGAGCATGGCTTCCGTTTACCATTGAAATCCCCTGTG AAGTTTGAACTGTTTCCGAAGGAGACAGATTCTACTTTGGATTCTCCATACACCACCGAGGCTCACACGAGCATCAAGCTCTTTGGAAAGACCTTTGTGGTAAGAGACACTACAAAACAGCCTAATGAGGAGTCCGAGAGCTGTAGTGACAACGCTGTTAATGCAACCCCGCCTCGTTGTAACGTGGATAACATGTTTTCCCTGCCTTGGTATGCTTGGTACACTCATCCGGTATACACTTGCCCGTTGGCTCTTGAAAAAACGAACCAAACAGAGGATTCTTTGGTTGGTATGAACAGTGGATCAACGGGCGGGTTGAATGGTGATGGCCGGAATATTGATGTTGTCGAGTCCTCAAGCCCTCAATCCTGGAAAGGTTTTGTTCCGTATAAGCGGTGTTTGGCAGAAAGGGACGATCAATCGTCCATGTCTCTTCGGGAGGGGCGAAGGGCGCGCGTGTGCTCATAG
- the LOC121759969 gene encoding protein REVEILLE 2-like isoform X2 gives MAAEAKDQTPSASQDASGGVSSQSTANQANRNSYAPKVRKPYTITKQRERWTEEEHQRFVEALKLYGRAWRQIEEHVGSKTTIQIRSHAQKFFAKVTRDSSVDAEGTSDHIAIPPPRPKKKPLHPYPRKNVDRASTEVPASHQREVTNDDVFVAKRENYSPNSVLSAIGSDILESSSVADVHKSRLSPASCATDAFSDNEEEHGFRLPLKSPVKFELFPKETDSTLDSPYTTEAHTSIKLFGKTFVVRDTTKQPNEESESCSDNAVNATPPRCNVDNMFSLPWYAWYTHPVYTCPLALEKTNQTEDSLVGMNSGSTGGLNGDGRNIDVVESSSPQSWKGFVPYKRCLAERDDQSSMSLREGRRARVCS, from the exons ATGGCTGCTGAAGCTAAG GATCAAACTCCCAGTGCTAGTCAGGACGCTTCCGGAGGTGTTAGCTCTCAGTCCACGGCCAATCAAGCTAATAGAAACTCCTATGCACCTAAG GTGAGAAAACCCTATACCATCACGAAACAACGAGAGAGGTGGACTGAGGAGGAGCACCAGAGGTTTGTCGAAGCTCTCAAGCTCTATGGCCGTGCTTGGCGCCAAATAGAAG AGCACGTGGGGAGCAAGACGACCATCCAAATCCGGAGTCATGCCCAAAAGTTCTTCGCCAAGGTCACAAGGGATTCATCTGTTGATGCTGAGGGAACCTCGGATCATATTGCAATCCCTCCTCCTCGGCCAAAAAAGAAGCCTTTGCACCCTTATCCTCGTAAAAATGTTGACCGAGCTAGTACAGAAGTGCCGGCCTCACATCAACGAGAAGTAACGAATGATGATGTTTTTGTTGCTAAAAGAGAGAACTACTCTCCTAATTCAGTTCTCTCAGCAATTGGCTCTGACATCTTAGAGTCCTCCTCGGTTGCTGATGTGCACAAATCTCGACTCTCCCCTGCTTCGTGTGCTACGGATGCTTTTTCTGACAATGAAGAAGAGCATGGCTTCCGTTTACCATTGAAATCCCCTGTG AAGTTTGAACTGTTTCCGAAGGAGACAGATTCTACTTTGGATTCTCCATACACCACCGAGGCTCACACGAGCATCAAGCTCTTTGGAAAGACCTTTGTGGTAAGAGACACTACAAAACAGCCTAATGAGGAGTCCGAGAGCTGTAGTGACAACGCTGTTAATGCAACCCCGCCTCGTTGTAACGTGGATAACATGTTTTCCCTGCCTTGGTATGCTTGGTACACTCATCCGGTATACACTTGCCCGTTGGCTCTTGAAAAAACGAACCAAACAGAGGATTCTTTGGTTGGTATGAACAGTGGATCAACGGGCGGGTTGAATGGTGATGGCCGGAATATTGATGTTGTCGAGTCCTCAAGCCCTCAATCCTGGAAAGGTTTTGTTCCGTATAAGCGGTGTTTGGCAGAAAGGGACGATCAATCGTCCATGTCTCTTCGGGAGGGGCGAAGGGCGCGCGTGTGCTCATAG
- the LOC121762213 gene encoding organic cation/carnitine transporter 1-like — MDEEKHQLVGKQNGVGDKLQLTVDEVVEEYVGSFGFSQLVQVTLVSIARIFDSHCTLVTIFTDAQPQSWRCIGHKCSGTTAASVCGMKPGTWEWSGGNTSSTIAEWGLVCDRRFLAALPTSVYFLGSLIGSAVFGRLADGHLGRKRAVLASCLLTAATIFLTSFSPNIWVYSLLRFANGFSRAGIGICCLVLSTETIGRKWRGQVGQFGFFFFAAGFLSIPLIAYPTRNCWRTLYRIISILPLFYSIFILTPFVAESPRWLLVRGRSEEALDVLRRYAGMNGRELPPNLCLLKPTSTNETMTSCKGENNASPIERLWNTRWAVRRMTMVMLTGFGIGFVYYGVQLNVENLNFNLYLTVVINAMMEIPAVFIGSVLLACTNRRMLFSTSAFLTGISCILCMFFSRTGDKGKRGSLPQLMIEATGFMAASTAFDVLYIYCVELFPTNVRNFCVSMLRQSLMLGASISPLLVVFGRSSPSLSFLVFGVLSIISGFLSLWLPETRNCPLYETLEQQEEEEMLGSESMALGKKVQM, encoded by the exons ATGGATGAGGAAAAACACCAACTTGTGGGAAAGCAAAATGGAGTAGGGGACAAGCTGCAGCTTACAGTGGATGAGGTGGTGGAGGAATACGTGGGATCGTTCGGATTCTCACAGCTTGTGCAGGTCACTTTGGTGTCCATCGCTCGGATATTTGATTCACACTGCACCCTTGTCACCATTTTCACAGATGCTCAGCCGCAGTCGTGGCGTTGCATTGGCCACAAATGCAGTGGCACGACGGCTGCTTCTGTTTGTGGGATGAAGCCCGGGACTTGGGAGTGGAGTGGTGGCAATACAAGCTCCACCATTGCTGAATGGGGGCTGGTGTGTGACCGTAGATTTCTCGCTGCTCTGCCTACTTCGGTTTACTTCCTCGGTTCCCTGATAG GCTCTGCAGTGTTCGGCCGCCTGGCGGATGGACACTTAGGCCGGAAAAGAGCAGTGCTTGCTTCATGTCTCCTAACAGCTGCTACCATTTTCCTGACTTCCTTCTCCCCAAACATATGGGTTTACTCTCTTCTCCGTTTTGCAAATGGGTTTTCCCGAGCAGGCATCGGGATATGCTGCTTGGTGCTCTCGACAGAGACCATTGGTCGGAAATGGCGCGGCCAAGTTGGCCAGTTTGGATTTTTCTTCTTTGCAGCAGGGTTTCTGTCGATCCCCTTGATTGCTTATCCGACCAGAAATTGTTGGAGAACTTTGTACAGGATAATTTCAATCCTTCCACTTTTTTACTCGATCTTCATACTAACACCCTTTGTAGCAGAGTCTCCGAGGTGGCTACTCGTGAGGGGAAGAAGCGAAGAAGCTCTTGATGTGTTGAGAAGATATGCAGGAATGAATGGAAGAGAGTTGCCTCCGAATCTGTGCCTCCTGAAGCCAACGTCTACTAATGAGACAATGACTTCGTGCAAAGGAGAAAATAACGCCTCGCCTATTGAGAGACTGTGGAATACTAGATGGGCTGTGAGAAGGATGACAATGGTTATGCTCACGGGTTTTGGGATTGGTTTTGTATACTATGGTGTTCAACTCAATGTTGAAAACCTTAATTTCAACCTCTACCTTACTGTTGTCATAAACGCGATGATGGAGATCCCAGCTGTTTTCATAGGCAGTGTGCTGCTCGCCTGTACAAACCGCCGCATGCTCTTCTCCACGTCAGCTTTTCTAACTGGAATTTCCTGCATCCTCTGCATGTTTTTCTCAAGAACAGGAGACAAGGGAAAAAGAGGAAGCTTACCTCAACTGATGATCGAGGCAACTGGTTTCATGGCAGCTTCGACTGCATTCGATGTGCTGTATATCTACTGCGTAGAGCTATTCCCTACAAACGTGAGGAACTTCTGTGTTTCCATGCTGAGGCAGTCATTGATGCTGGGGGCATCGATTTCTCCTCTGCTGGTTGTGTTTGGGAGATCAAGCCCATCTCTCTCTTTCCTCGTATTCGGGGTGCTGTCCATAATCAGTGGCTTTTTGAGCTTGTGGCTGCCTGAAACCAGAAATTGCCCTCTCTATGAAACTCTGGAGCAACAAGAAGAGGAGGAAATGTTAGGATCTGAGTCTATGGCACTGGGAAAGAAGGTGCAAATGTAA
- the LOC121762214 gene encoding uncharacterized protein LOC121762214, whose protein sequence is MSEAYERVRGGRLAFKGGELATRDKAIDKKKKKKKNKSKLQDDAAAPSEDPSISVVDQGTDAADVYTIDPMKKMKYDELFPVETKKFGYDAAKAKVKSVEEALDDRVKKKADRPKECLKMF, encoded by the exons ATGTCAGAGGCGTACGAGAGGGTGAGGGGCGGAAGGCTGGCGTTCAAGGGCGGCGAGCTCGCCACCCGCGACAAAGCAATAgacaagaagaaaaagaagaagaagaacaagagCAAGCTCCAAGACGACGCCGCTGCTCCGTCCGAGGATCCGAGCATCAGCGTTGTGGATCAGGGCACGGACGCCGCCGATGTCTACACGATTGACccgatgaagaagatgaagtacgACGAGCTGTTCCCCGTCGAGACGAAGAAATTCGGGTACGACGCCGCCAAGGCCAAGGTGAAATCGGTCGAGGAAGCCCTAGATGATCGGGTGAAGAAGAAGGCCGATCG ACCAAAGGAATGCCTAAAGATGTTTTAA